The following proteins are co-located in the Leishmania panamensis strain MHOM/PA/94/PSC-1 chromosome 26 sequence genome:
- a CDS encoding hypothetical protein (TriTrypDB/GeneDB-style sysID: LpmP.26.1420) yields the protein MGSVCSSGEDARHHRENHKNRINPTETYDKWQQKMLLDIGADPLAVIRDFPRMTVFVHTNTSCHSLQDYYHPINDCTDAALNRKPQQQKQPRLQSPINPLVPRNRSQSHPNVGADAAEHGVGGAAGMEGESRQQQRRRKRMEKCSSSALHMDTSTGAKVNANASVAWTSPTASPLLPPRSPSNLMPHGSTKSQRPSRQELSLGDDVFAARMQRVRDAVLLLSELCNERATFGASFESSWDRLIMHGSGGGRGSNAANEPTPEPTHHSRPPSSAKQVRKKSITLDVHQILLNACVDSGMLMLVEETNSAPTLASPLLGSAQPRLGASALAPLSLQPCTPPGLVSHTFQPNTSSASGLQPGSANTTTELTAGGATAPNHSTLSSDHPPMPEAGDDWQQRNRGPVASASGRYIVRSATFHLMQFTTQGVMFFPVQRLKHILWMPWSSHMQDVAWMIHFHVVEATPENLAACKQHHPNTLCNTPTSLLSPHADSAVEAVIATVAGVYGHRNSLSETRALKGGTADAEGGKLPAIADGVRNGKLILIRHIQTGRHYVVDSERKTTPRYELDWACNIVLDQDTLLKVFAPYQEYAAAARDAAAAAPSAPLSSLRNPTVAQKKTTETAYSALHAHQHPCDNSYETVNGDAPTSDTTSDNVAEMAFPRRPVAVPATILNPELLTLDFGVRAAQQPLLLRREVVCASVEVLAARMEKPPHTLFMVSPTWCKRKEELDYVLKQQYRVQLAKVNELPKKMLY from the coding sequence ATGGGCAGCGTCTGCTCCTCTGGTGAGGATGCCAGGCACCATCGTGAGAACCACAAGAACCGCATCAACCCCACCGAGACCTACGACAAGTGGCAGCAGAAGATGCTGCTTGACATCGGTGCCGACCCGCTGGCTGTCATTCGAGACTTTCCACGCATGACAGTGTTCGTGCACACTAACACGTCCTGCCACTCCTTACAGGATTACTACCACCCAATCAATGATTGCACTGACGCAGCGTTGAACAGgaaaccgcagcagcagaagcagccACGACTGCAGTCCCCTATCAACCCACTGGTCCCTCGGAACAGAAGTCAGTCACATCCTAATGTCGGAGCAGATGCTGCTGAGCACGGCgtcggtggtgcagcggGTATGGAAGGCGAGTcaaggcagcaacagcgccgccgcaagCGCATGGAGAAGTGCAGCTCTTCAGCACTGCACATGGATACATCAACCGGCGCTAAGGTTAATGCTAACGCCAGTGTTGCATGGACCTCGCCGACGGCGTCTCCGTTACTACCGCCTCGCTCCCCTTCCAACCTGATGCCTCACGGCAGCACCAAGTCTCAGCGTCCCAGCCGACAAGAACTGTCCCTTGGCGACGACGTTTTCGCCGCTCGCATGCAACGTGTGCGAgatgctgtgctgctgttgtcaGAGCTGTGCAACGAGCGTGCAACGTTCGGCGCTTCTTTTGAGAGCTCCTGGGACCGTCTCATCATGCAcggtagcggtggtggccgtgGCAGCAACGCAGCCAACGAGCCTACCCCGGAGCCAACGCACCATAGCCGTCCACCGTCCTCGGCCAAACAAGTGCGAAAGAAATCCATCACGCTTGACGTACACCAAATCCTGTTAAACGCCTGTGTGGACAGCGGCATGCTGATGCTGGTAGAAGAGACTAACTCCGCTCCGACTCTCGCGTCCCCGCTGCTCGGGTCTGCCCAGCCACGGCTTGGTGCGAGCGCGCTGGCGCCTTTGTCGCTGCAACCGTGTACGCCACCAGGGCTGGTGAGCCACACTTTCCAGCCAAACACATCGAGTGCATCTGGGCTACAGCCGGGCTCGGCAAACACGACAACTGAGCTCACTGCTGGCGGGGCAACGGCACCGAACCACAGCACTCTCAGCAGTGACCACCCGCCGATGCCGGAAGCGGGCGATGATTGGCAGCAGCGAAACCGAGGCCCTGTTGCCAGCGCGTCAGGCCGCTACatcgtgcgcagcgccaccttcCACCTCATGCAGTTCACTACGCAAGGAGTAATGTTCTTCCCGGTACAGCGGCTGAAGCACATTCTATGGATGCCGTGGTCCTCGCACATGCAAGATGTGGCGTGGATGATCCACTTCCACGTAGTGGAGGCCACCCCAGAGAACTTAGCTGCATGCAAGCAGCACCATCCCAATACACTGTGCAACACCCCGACGTCCCTGCTGTCGCCGCACGCAGACTCGGCGGTGGAAGCTGTCATCGCTACAGTGGCAGGGGTGTATGGTCACCGAAACTCGCTCTCGGAGACTCGGGCGTTAAAGGGTGGCACCGCCGacgcggagggggggaagcTGCCTGCTATTGCTGACGGTGTGCGCAACGGTAAACTCATTTTGATTCGGCACATCCAGACAGGACGGCACTACGTCGTGGACAGCGAGCGCAAGACGACGCCGCGGTATGAGTTGGACTGGGCGTGCAACATTGTGCTCGACCAAGACACTCTACTGAAGGTGTTTGCACCGTATCAGGAgtacgccgccgctgcgagggatgcggcagcggcggcgccgtcagcCCCTCTTTCATCGCTGCGCAACCCGACTGTGGCGCAGAAGAAGACCACTGAGACCGCCTATTCAGCCTTGCATGCGCATCAGCACCCGTGCGACAACAGTTATGAAACTGTCAATGGGGACGCGCCGACGTCAGACACAACGTCAGACAATGTCGCTGAAATGGCGTTCCCACGTAGGCCGGTGGCAGTGCCAGCCACTATACTTAACCCGGAGCTACTTACCCTAGATTTTGGCGTAcgcgcggcacagcagccgctgttgctgaggCGCGAGGTGGTGTGTGCATCTGTAGAAGTCCTCGCCGCCCGCATGGAGAAGCCGCCTCACACGCTTTTCATGGTATCCCCCACATGGTGCAAGCGCAAGGAAGAGCTTGACTACGTGTTAAAGCAACAGTACAGGGTGCAGCTGGCGAAGGTGAATGAGCTGCCTAAGAAGATGCTGTATTAG
- a CDS encoding hypothetical protein (TriTrypDB/GeneDB-style sysID: LpmP.26.1430) — MQGAPVFLAEAEQLPHITPIEREIEQALAIQRNQQATDLAERERMMLDQQVNLVLPARQAQLQQSQEALKDQLLQMKLELFTNQQQQQSGNDMDMAFLRNEMAAMRGALSSMSMNCVSNSGPGLTRRNPRKPQQQQSSAARTQVRRERRQHGSVIDEDDSWESLDDVPRSSEYGDDYGEARGGNRSGHTLSPRSVRLLGSAPSQKLCEVLKSMQAEIRRLQVVSATRIEPPFPTASTLQPGLHSLKLATLEGIDLSIPLDEVDVSIKVYYMSYANGEYLLEPSLKRTFPRHPPPLTRHGTNVMLFTVPSLQFIVHSPKEMVVFVLQVLYRGRLLCWSAIFSKVTGSFSEGIQNTSFDLAKALQSPGDVIPGASVSGYIETDSRDVLQRAESILNRSTGNFSASPGPPFSQRQHAQLPGLPPLPPPPQGLPLLPGMPSCEGPFLPPTLEANVMLLQPTNGPVARFILPPPTGVSILEWNEVVTKHLKKMQKYPPKRKSIAPAAEKASDNGKGKRNEKHISHRKPAPPVAQRRRASPSSSSSSEDSTQSFSLCSSLCSSPSFSNRNELRSPLPPSHSMGAVIEGKTSTHPPEKRQQQRQPHRSHRSTAHFAEDRPEELSVTGTPAEQQPIMPIQEPQKPASEPAAGVSVRKPRSPDAPRSKPQTLPPSAAAPITNLAAKEATVERPPVSSNPPMARPLVPSFPSVDNKTTSPQAETPPPQAPCKVPLEDVSLVERSRLRALTGPQGNLAVPPGYKFNPNNPPCLNLDKLDVTAQPPVNACVLLGLSVPTDAPPATPKAPGHGTKGNTVDVFVDGVAGIPLDAMCSRVLVYISDALDPTTGTPKNPLRHPRVFMRVPDLIAYQNLNSSSSEPKFKAKVTSDVSDQTHAVVIVEYIKDSKGPPIVFGHCCLPINKCFFTGNFVARLKIGDPRRSQERAVDDLRPPDRIADEQKRATEKYNQCNLEASVDSQALRNLLPAPPLKRAECAPLGYLIWRLESPNLNDPFFEMPQQVPLSQQEMQLFEGRKKHAAVTPNSKGVMSEKAAGEAFIGSGTTQTDSLGYITPFSEQRGAFVKVEGIRGVGDDAAMYVVVVYMAKAPKGHRVYYTMIPDWASDVGAPMFKDPPFIFQGIKYDTKNTTTYMLLKLSKLENAATPPVVECIGWTMNRLFLDEVPALRQGRYALAWLTGPLPPDVVKELLTEKVGTVFPKRLQEKSISFLEPKATLTISQGDPACCVGLVDNTPGRAQPRRLLMPDSIKKKFPSAMCEGMVGCTLQRAHEKCFGGGDPRALLQRMHTAVQEYLDESTKTFEEL, encoded by the coding sequence ATGCAGGGTGCACCGGTTTTCCTCGCAGAAgccgagcagctgccgcacatAACCCCCATAGAGCGCGAAATTGAGCAAGCGCTGGCCATTCAGCGCAATCAGCAGGCAACTGACCTGGCGGAGCGGGAGCGCATGATGCTCGACCAGCAGGTAAATCTGGTTTTGCCGGCGCGTCAAGCGCAGCTACAACAGTCGCAGGAGGCCCTGAAAGATCAGCTGCTTCAGATGAAGCTGGAGCTCTTCACcaaccagcagcagcaacaatcGGGCAACGACATGGACATGGCGTTCCTGCGGAATGAAATGGCGGCGATGCgtggcgctctctcttcgaTGAGCATGAACTGCGTCTCTAACAGCGGCCCTGGCCTGACACGGCGAAATCCGCgcaagccgcagcagcagcaatcaTCGGCAGCCCGCACGCAGGTCCGCCGCgagcggcgccagcacgGAAGCGTCATAGACGAGGACGACTCTTGGGAAAGCCTTGATGACGtcccccgcagcagcgagtaTGGCGACGACTACGGTGAAGCTCGCGGCGGGAATCGAAGTGGGCACACGCTCTCGCCACGAAGtgtccgcctcctcggctcggcgccgtcgcagaaACTCTGTGAAGTGCTGAAAAGCATGCAGGCTGAAATTCGAAGATTGCAGGTTGTGAGCGCCACCCGTATAGAGCCGCCGTTTCCCACAGCCTCGACGTTGCAACCGGGCCTGCACTCGCTCAAGCTTGCCACCCTCGAAGGCATCGACCTTTCCATCCCTCTCGACGAGGTGGACGTGTCAATCAAGGTATACTACATGTCGTACGCGAACGGTGAGTATCTGCTTGAGCCCTCTCTCAAGCGCACCTTCCCACGGCACCCACCACCGTTGACCCGTCATGGCACCAACGTAATGCTCTTTACTGTCCCCTCGCTCCAGTTCATTGTGCACTCGCCGAAAGAGATGGTTGTGTtcgtgctgcaggtgctttACCGCGGCCGACTGCTGTGTTGGTCCGCCATCTTCTCGAAGGTAACCGGCAGCTTCTCGGAAGGCATTCAGAACACTTCCTTCGACCTCGCTAAGGCGCTGCAGTCACCTGGTGATGTGATCCCTGGGGCGAGTGTGTCGGGCTACATCGAGACCGACTCGCGGGACGTACTGCAGCGCGCTGAGTCGATCCTGAACCGGAGCACCGGCAACTTCAGCGCCAGCCCAGGACCTCCATTCTCGCAGAGGCAGCATGCACAGCTACCCGGActaccaccactaccgcccCCACCGCAAgggctgccactgctgccgggCATGCCCAGCTGCGAGGGTCCCTTTCTGCCTCCCACGTTGGAGGCCAACGtaatgctgctgcagccaaCCAATGGCCCTGTCGCACGCTTTATCCTCCCGCCGCCGACGGGGGTCTCGATTCTAGAGTGGAACGAAGTGGTGACGAAGCACCTCAAGAAGATGCAGAAGTACCCGCCCAAGAGGAAGTCCATCGCGCCGGCGGCCGAAAAGGCTAGCGACAACGGTAAAGGAAAACGAAATGAGAAGCATATCAGTCACCGGAAGCCAGCGCcaccggtggcgcagcggcggagggcGAGCCCCAGcagtagtagcagcagcgaggacagCACGCAATCGTTTTCCTTatgctcttctctgtgttcCTCGCCGTCCTTCTCCAACAGAaacgagctgcgcagccccCTACCTCCTAGCCATAGCATGGGAGCGGTCATCGAGGGAAAAACGAGTACGCATCCCCCTGAAAagaggcagcaacagcgacagccCCATCGtagccaccgcagcaccgcacactTTGCTGAGGACAGGCCAGAGGAGTTGTCAGTGACTGGGACGCccgcggagcagcagcctaTAATGCCCATCCAAGAGCCGCAGAAACCTGCGAGCGAGCCTGCGGCTGGCGTGTCGGTGAGGAAGCCTCGCTCGCCTGATGCGCCACGGAGCAAGCCGCAAACGTTGCCACCGTCGGCCGCCGCCCCAATCACCAATTTGGCAGCCAAGGAAGCCACAGTTGAGAGGCCGCCTGTAAGCTCCAATCCACCCATGGCTAGGCCTTTGGTGCCGTCGTTTCCTTCGGTGGACAACAAAACTACCTCTCCCCAAGCCGAAACACCACCTCCACAGGCACCATGTAAGGTGCCTCTGGAAGACGTGTCACTTGTCGAGCGCAGCCGTCTGCGCGCTTTGACGGGCCCGCAGGGCAATCTGGCGGTGCCTCCGGGCTACAAGTTCAACCCCAACAACCCACCTTGCTTGAACCTCGACAAGCTCGATGTCACAGCTCAGCCGCCCGTGAACGCATGCGTGTTGCTTGGCCTCTCTGTGCCGACAGATgcgccgccagcgacgccgaaAGCGCCTGGGCACGGCACGAAGGGCAACACAGTCGACGTCTTCGTGGACGGCGTAGCTGGCATCCCGCTAGATGCTATGTGCTCGCGTGTGTTGGTGTACATTAGCGACGCGTTAGACCCCACGACTGGTACCCCTAAGAACCCACTTCGCCACCCTCGGGTCTTTATGCGGGTGCCGGACCTCATTGCCTATCAGAATCTCaactcgagcagcagcgagcccAAGTTCAAGGCAAAGGTAACCTCCGACGTCAGCGATCAAACGCACGCTGTCGTCATCGTGGAGTACATCAAGGACTCAAAAGGTCCACCGATTGTGTTTGGTCACTGCTGCTTGCCGATTAACAAATGCTTCTTTACCGGCAACTTCGTGGCGCGCTTGAAGATCGGCGATCCCCGTCGCTCGCAGGAGCGGGCCGTCGACGATCTGCGTCCACCTGACCGCATCGCTGACGAACAGAAGCGCGCCACGGAGAAGTACAACCAGTGTAATCTGGAGGCAAGCGTTGActcgcaggcgctgcgcaaccTGTTGCCGGCACCACCGCTCAAGCGCGCGGAGTGCGCACCGCTCGGCTACCTGATTTGGCGCCTGGAAAGCCCAAACCTGAACGACCCCTTCTTCGAGatgccgcagcaggtgccCCTGTCGCAGCAGGAAATGCAGCTCTTCGAGGGTCGCAAGAAACATGCGGCTGTGACGCCAAACTCGAAGGGGGTGATGTCAGAGAAAGCTGCGGGCGAGGCGTTCATCGGGTCCGGGACGACGCAGACCGACTCTCTCGGCTACATCACTCCGTTCAGTGAGCAGCGTGGTGCCTTCGTGAAGGTGGAGGGCATCCGGGGTGTGGGTGACGACGCAGCCATGTACGTCGTGGTGGTCTACATGGCCAAGGCACCGAAGGGCCATCGGGTATACTACACGATGATACCCGACTGGGCCTCGGATGTTGGCGCCCCAATGTTCAAAGACCCCCCATTCATCTTCCAAGGTATCAAGTACGACACAAAAAACACTACGACGTACATGCTGCTGAAGTTGTCGAAGCTGGAGAATGCGGCTACCCCGCCTGTGGTCGAGTGTATTGGGTGGACTATGAACAGGCTCTTCCTGGACGAagtgccggcgctgcgccaagGGCGGTATGCGCTGGCGTGGCTGACGGGACCGCTGCCCCCAGACGTGGTAAAGGAGCTTCTTACCGAGAAGGTTGGTACAGTGTTCCCAAAGCGCTTGCAGGAGAAGAGCATTAGCTTCCTTGAGCCCAAGGCCACGCTGACCATCAGTCAAGGCGACCCGGCGTGCTGCGTGGGGCTCGTGGACAACACTCCCGGTCgcgcgcagccgcgtcgGCTACTCATGCCAGACTCCATCAAGAAGAAGTTCCCCTCCGCCATGTGTGAGGGCATGGTGGGGTGCACGTTGCAAAGAGCGCATGAGAAGTgcttcggcggcggcgatccGCGggccctgctgcagcgcatgcaTACGGCGGTGCAAGAGTATCTCGATGAAAGCACGAAGACGTTCGAGGAGTTGTAA
- a CDS encoding hypothetical protein (TriTrypDB/GeneDB-style sysID: LpmP.26.1440) yields the protein MSFLSGIECAVDLTPSHAYRCALQYIKWALSSCTNGVNKKCRSGARARRQLGHSVIADTKFVQVARWCILPLPSAAHWLPWCFFFAKSTMARRRKLNHTLSFSFTLPPPPSSSPSRIHRAAVLGSSPSVPRLLFSALRLLSFSGAELLVSGVRLSTKLTRSRSAMTSTTDNTSCGRHQRRLGDSVVVSRTFFYMVIGVLLCLPVSSSAAGYNASAHVNSDFAVNALTSELKVIMLVESSPRNFSSDAFLGNLYNLYSSADTAIANISCVSIVNWCASNSNVLNTTISCPNGTKYNNNSNYTYVYVQVQLSGWDRSTTVLPSSVDLSSAGVISNSIVTYFPGLYNPDLNTSGTGGGLILEFTSDLVLTYAVFGVLMAIAVFAFIGVAVCVCLCDNRQLNRNKSVMDRAIRAVHLNYVAALYGRRRHQQQQPAPAGFNEHYNMYADITYNGSADALRVSQHSLNSPQTNGGQATARGNDWVYSPREADNTHEMEEVGDPQSRDWDSAKHKRM from the coding sequence ATGAGTTTTTTGAGTGGTATTGAATGCGCCGTCGACCTCACACCCTCGCACGCGTATCGATGCGCCCTTCAATACATCAAGTGGGCCCTGTCATCTTGTACTAATGGGGTGAACAAAAAATGCAGATccggcgcgcgcgcacgacgACAACTTGGACACAGTGTGATAGCAGACACGAAATTCGTACAAGTCGCACGATGGTGCATCTTACCCTTACCGTCGGCAGCGCATTGGCTGCCGTggtgcttcttcttcgcgAAGTCGACAATGGCAAGGCGCAGAAAACTAAACCACACCTTATCGTTTTCTTTCactctacccccccccccctcttcgtctccttCACGGATTCACCGCGCTGCAGTGTTAGGGTCTAGTCCTAGTGTACCTCGCCTGCTTTTCtctgcgctccgcctcctgaGCTTTTCTGGCGCCGAGCTCTTGGTCTCTGGCGTGCGACTTAGCACGAAACTTACGCGAAGCCGAAGCGCAATGACTTCCACTACCGACAACACGAGCTGTGGCCGTCATCAGCGGCGTCTTGGCGACTCCGTAGTGGTGTCTCGGACTTTCTTTTACATGGTTATCGGCGTCCTCCTGTGCCTCCCCGTGTCGAGCTCCGCTGCGGGCTACAACGCATCTGCGCATGTGAACAGCGACTTCGCCGTCAATGCTCTTACTAGTGAACTCAAGGTGATCATGCTGGTGGAGAGCTCCCCTCGCAACTTCAGCTCAGATGCCTTCCTCGGTAACTTATACAATCTCTACTCAAGCGCCGATACAGCCATCGCGAACATCAGCTGTGTGTCCATCGTGAACTGGTGTGCCTCGAATTCCAATGTGCTCAACACCACCATCTCGTGTCCTAACGGCACCAAGTACAACAACAACTCGAACTACACCTACGTGTACGTGCAGGTGCAGCTGAGCGGGTGGGACAGGTCGACGACGGTGCTTCCCAGCAGCGTCGacctctcctctgctggtGTCATCTCGAACTCGATCGTCACCTACTTCCCTGGTCTTTATAATCCAGACCTGAACACGTCGGGAACAGGTGGCGGCCTCATCCTGGAGTTCACGTCTGATTTAGTGCTCACCTACGCCGTCTTTGGGGTCCTGATGGCCATCGCCGTGTTCGCCTTTATCggggtggcggtgtgcgtctgtctgtgtgacAATCGCCAGCTCAATCGCAACAAGAGCGTCATGGACCGAGCCATTCGAGCCGTGCATCTCAACTATGTGGCCGCCCTCTACGGCCGTAgacggcaccagcagcagcagcccgccCCGGCAGGCTTCAACGAGCACTACAACATGTATGCTGACATAACGTACAACGGGTCTGCTGACGCGCTGCGTGTCTCACAGCACTCACTGAACTCGCCACAGACCAACGGGGGACAGGCAACGGCTCGAGGCAACGACTGGGTCTACTCGCCACGGGAGGCTGACAATACCCAtgagatggaggaggtgggcgaTCCGCAGTCAAGAGACTGGGACAGCGCAAAGCACAAGAGGATGTGA
- a CDS encoding farnesyltransferase beta subunit (TriTrypDB/GeneDB-style sysID: LpmP.26.1450), producing the protein MNLAPDTITTEAQRKTELLLLDYLRSTNPHVYALWKYHPDKDKDDSSFSAASSSSSPDANRGAGSDDHDDESASASSCSAEPTLTDPFVCEWPRFHRAAHVRFLMENLNAAPQGLSGLYPSRPWIVYWALQAADVLNVMENEVLHRTPPSAIVAFLHSCLSIDHTCQAEVNNRLAVAAKSTSKAGEVKVTHTTGTLAGSSTTSVIPASDSDDATSATFMPPEGTAEVIDGPSRPVIGFAGGARHQEPHIASSYAACCALAILSWYEDGASLRQLPRAAIKRWLLTLRNEDGSFRVHGGGESDIRASYCAAVMTTLLGLDDPESFDGEAGRREFVDDVRDVPVLTVQTARFVAACQTHEGGFTCSATASEAHGAYTQCGLAALLLMKQPHMVHQTSLRRWLAARQLNCEGGFNGRTNKLVDSCYSYWIGASHVLLRTVEAYTKCFTEVPITPSGNEDSTEANEDGGTEDGDSSPSSRCLRAREVLLLDHAQLLDVKMIHASADDAWDHAEGEYLTRLDMVDQFLGADDEVLRSAEGKKAANTALYERLLETQLAAERSSNGDGDAAAGDVQGSLEAWRARQAFLYADVGDFYFNQRKLQDYVLRCCQDPEIGGLMDKPGTAHDGYHTCYSLSGMSAAQNLQYRTHATAATVAAYTSPYLGRAFARSYLPARESSSMRSSNEASYGVVLDLSSTSAAAESMILQTTNPIFNIHQSRVLSALRVWSAKTFV; encoded by the coding sequence ATGAACTTGGCGCCGGACACCATCacgacagaggcgcagcgcaagacggagctgttgctgctcgaTTACCTGCGCAGCACAAACCCTCACGTTTACGCGCTATGGAAGTATCACCCGGACAAGGACAAGGACGactcctctttctccgccgcgtcgtcgtcgtcgtctccggATGCCAATCGTGGCGCCGGAAGTGATGACCACGACGACGAAAGCGCTAGCGCGTCCTCCTGCTCAGCAGAGCCAACACTAACGGATCCGTTTGTCTGCGAATGGCCGCGCTTCCACCGTGCCGCTCACGTCCGCTTCCTCATGGAAAACCTCAACGCGGCGCCGCAGGGCTTGTCCGGTCTCTACCCTTCGCGGCCGTGGATCGTATACTGGGCCTTGCAAGCTGCCGACGTGCTGAATGTCATGGAAAatgaggtgctgcaccgTACCCCACCAAGCGCAATCGTGGCGTTCCTGCACAGCTGTCTCAGCATTGACCACACATGCCAAGCGGAGGTAAACAACCGGCTCGCGGTTGCCGCCAAGTCCACTAGTAAAGCTGGGGAAGTGAAAGTTACTCACACCACCGGCACCCTTGCGGGAAGCAGCACAACATCCGTGATACCCGCGagtgacagcgacgacgcgaCGAGCGCCACCTTCATGCCACCAGAGGGTACTGCAGAGGTGATTGACGGTCCCTCGCGGCCGGTGATAGGGTTTGCCGGTGGCGCCAGGCACCAAGAGCCACACATCGCCTCCTCCTACGCAGCCTGCTGCGCTCTCGCGATATTGAGCTGGTATGAGGACGGGGCGTCACTGCGGCAACTTCCGCGCGCCGCGATCAAACGGTGGCTGCTCACACTGCGCAACGAGGACGGCAGCTTTCGTgtgcacggcggcggtgagtcGGATATTCGTGCCTCGTACTGCGCCGCAGTCATGACAACCCTTCTCGGGCTCGATGACCCAGAAAGTTTTGACGGTGAGGCCGGCCGCCGCGAGTTTGTCGACGACGTGCGCGACGTCCCGGTTCTCACAGTGCAGACGGCGCGCTTTGTTGCCGCCTGCCAGACCCATGAAGGCGGCTTCACATGCTCGGCCACCGCATCGGAGGCGCACGGGGCGTATACCCAATGCGGCCTGGCCGCCCTGCTGCTCATGAAGCAGCCGCACATGGTACATCAGACTTCACTGCGTCGCTGGCTCGCTGCACGTCAGCTGAACTGTGAAGGCGGCTTCAACGGTCGCACAAACAAGCTAGTCGACTCGTGCTACTCGTATTGGATCGGCGCAtcgcacgtgctgctgcgtacGGTCGAGGCATACACAAAGTGCTTCACCGAAGTGCCTATCACACCGTCAGGTAACGAAGACAGCACGGAAGCTAACGAAGATGGTGGCACTGAGGATGGCGATTCTTCCCCGTCCTCTCGCTGTCTTCGGGCTCGagaagtgctgctgctggaccaCGCGCAGCTACTCGACGTAAAGATGATTCACGCTAGCGCCGATGACGCCTGGGACCATGCTGAGGGGGAGTACCTGACGCGACTGGATATGGTGGATCAGTTCCTTGGTGCCGATGATGAGGTGCTGCGGTCggcagaaggaaagaaagcaGCCAACACGGCCTTGTATGAGCGTCTACTGGAGACCCAGCTCGCCGCAGAGCGCAGTTCtaacggcgacggcgacgcggctGCGGGAGACGTGCAGGGCAGCCTGGAGGCATGGCGAGCGCGCCAAGCTTTCCTCTACGCCGATGTGGGCGACTTCTACTTCAACCAGCGCAAACTGCAGGACTATgtcctgcgctgctgtcagGATCCCGAGATTGGTGGCTTGATGGACAAGCCCGGCACAGCACACGACGGGTACCACACCTGCTACTCGCTCTCAGGGATGAGTGCAGCGCAGAACTTGCAGTATCGGACCCATgctaccgctgccaccgtcgcggCCTACACCTCCCCCTACCTCGGACGCGCCTTCGCCCGCTCGTATCTCCCAGCACGTGAGAGCAGTagcatgcgcagcagcaacgaggcTAGCTATGGTGTAGTGTTAGACTTATCaagcacctccgccgctgcggaaTCGATGATTCTGCAGACAACGAACCCAATCTTTAACATTCATCAATCGCGCGTGCTCTCcgcgctgcgtgtgtggagtgCAAAGACGTTCGTGTAA